The following proteins come from a genomic window of Desulfovibrio sp. UIB00:
- a CDS encoding NAD(P)-dependent oxidoreductase, whose translation MEFGFIGVGVMGGPLARNLIRAGKTVHVYNRSAEGRDKTLAAGTSGVPAMSMADMAPCNVVFTCLALPEHLTEKALGPDGLYAHMQPGSVHVELSTIDSQTAFALAEAADRQGIAYIQCTLGKTPAHAERGEAPLFVGGDQQAIAGLVEVWPVLGVFNNVGTVEAACAVKLVSNLVGMANLAVLSEGLRIGEAAGVEKNLLLQLLCETGAHSFQLDARGKSMAQGEYDPPRFALDLALKDLRLGCGMAHGMNVDVPLLDMVFTRFGRGAAAGLGNKDCAAVHEV comes from the coding sequence ATGGAATTTGGTTTTATCGGCGTAGGCGTCATGGGCGGGCCGCTGGCGCGCAATCTTATCCGCGCGGGCAAGACCGTGCACGTGTACAACCGCAGCGCCGAGGGGAGGGATAAAACCCTTGCCGCCGGAACAAGCGGCGTGCCCGCCATGAGCATGGCAGACATGGCTCCCTGCAATGTGGTCTTCACCTGTCTGGCCCTGCCGGAACATCTGACGGAAAAAGCCCTCGGCCCGGATGGCCTGTATGCGCACATGCAACCCGGTTCCGTGCATGTGGAACTTTCGACCATCGATTCCCAGACAGCCTTTGCCCTTGCCGAGGCCGCAGACAGGCAGGGCATCGCCTACATTCAATGCACCCTTGGCAAAACGCCTGCCCATGCGGAACGCGGCGAAGCCCCGCTCTTTGTGGGCGGCGACCAGCAGGCCATTGCCGGTCTGGTCGAAGTCTGGCCCGTTCTTGGCGTGTTCAATAATGTGGGCACGGTGGAAGCTGCCTGCGCGGTCAAGCTGGTCAGCAATCTTGTGGGCATGGCAAATCTTGCTGTCTTGAGCGAGGGGCTGCGCATAGGCGAGGCCGCAGGCGTGGAAAAAAATCTGCTGCTGCAACTGCTTTGCGAAACTGGCGCGCACAGTTTTCAGCTTGATGCTAGGGGAAAATCCATGGCCCAAGGGGAGTATGATCCCCCAAGGTTCGCGCTGGATCTCGCCCTCAAGGATCTGCGCCTCGGCTGCGGCATGGCCCACGGCATGAATGTGGATGTGCCCCTGCTGGATATGGTTTTTACCCGCTTTGGGCGTGGTGCGGCTGCGGGGTTGGGCAACAAGGACTGCGCGGCGGTGCACGAAGTTTAA
- a CDS encoding DUF4125 family protein: MQENFDREAALAEIIERELAMFLATNNEGGVSECQTRPDTFRAMRKMAHSAHEDAVLDSYLADLRQAEVNSRNLMVEKYARMDDRLPPLSTSPLLDEIADAEEAFLHEAQARYPHVIKSNGQGMFRRYLRCELETLSDRTLELYAAQVRRAQQQGRNLVVERHDFLMRLLGKGGIDACEAAAQGK, translated from the coding sequence ATGCAGGAAAATTTTGATCGGGAAGCAGCGCTTGCCGAGATCATTGAACGCGAGCTTGCCATGTTTTTGGCCACCAACAACGAGGGCGGCGTTTCAGAATGCCAGACCCGGCCCGACACATTCCGCGCCATGCGTAAAATGGCCCATTCCGCGCACGAAGACGCCGTGCTGGATTCGTACCTTGCCGATTTGCGGCAGGCGGAAGTGAACAGCCGCAATCTCATGGTTGAAAAATACGCCCGCATGGACGACCGCCTGCCGCCCCTGAGCACAAGCCCGCTGCTGGATGAAATCGCCGATGCCGAAGAGGCCTTTCTGCATGAGGCGCAGGCGCGCTATCCGCACGTCATAAAAAGCAACGGTCAGGGAATGTTTCGCCGTTACCTGCGCTGCGAGCTTGAAACGCTTTCGGACAGAACGTTGGAACTCTACGCCGCGCAGGTGCGCCGCGCGCAACAGCAAGGCCGCAATCTGGTCGTGGAGCGGCATGATTTTTTGATGCGCCTGCTGGGCAAGGGCGGCATTGACGCCTGCGAAGCCGCAGCACAGGGCAAATAG
- a CDS encoding DUF4037 domain-containing protein — MKGLNLAREFYAACLPALRAEIPDIMDVAAAGLVGEGSECFGCDDAESQDHDFGPAFCLWLPRQILRAELPRIEAAFARLPREFQGFASRLAPECRQGRVGPLPIEDFYAFFTGLDDVPATWQQWLAIPEHQLAACTNGQVFEDRGGEFTRRREALLACYPRDVLLKKMAARCMIMAQAGQYNLPRSLKRNDSVAVMLATARFAEAALSFVFLCNRRYMPFYKWAGKLAATLPVLGPQLARALSLVAQTPANQEHGAQIVAAVEEFCGMAAAHLRAVDLSRASGNWLWEHGPQILRHVEEPALLHMDMLQG, encoded by the coding sequence ATGAAGGGTCTGAACCTTGCGCGTGAATTTTATGCGGCCTGCCTTCCCGCTTTGCGGGCGGAAATTCCCGACATCATGGACGTGGCCGCCGCTGGTCTGGTGGGCGAAGGCTCGGAATGCTTTGGCTGCGACGATGCGGAATCTCAGGATCACGACTTTGGCCCGGCCTTTTGCCTCTGGCTGCCGCGCCAGATTCTGCGGGCAGAACTGCCGCGCATAGAGGCTGCCTTTGCCCGCTTGCCCCGTGAGTTTCAGGGCTTTGCAAGCAGGCTTGCGCCTGAGTGCAGGCAGGGCAGGGTAGGGCCGCTGCCCATTGAAGATTTTTACGCCTTTTTTACCGGGCTGGATGATGTGCCCGCCACCTGGCAGCAGTGGCTTGCCATCCCCGAACATCAGCTTGCAGCCTGCACCAACGGGCAGGTGTTTGAAGACCGGGGCGGTGAATTTACACGGCGGCGCGAGGCCCTGCTGGCCTGCTATCCGCGTGATGTGCTGCTCAAAAAGATGGCGGCCCGCTGCATGATCATGGCGCAGGCCGGGCAATACAATCTGCCCCGTAGCCTCAAGCGCAATGATTCTGTGGCGGTCATGCTGGCAACGGCGCGCTTTGCGGAGGCGGCGCTTTCCTTCGTCTTTTTGTGCAACCGCCGTTACATGCCCTTTTACAAATGGGCGGGAAAGCTGGCTGCAACCTTGCCCGTGCTCGGCCCGCAACTGGCGCGCGCATTGAGCCTTGTGGCGCAGACCCCGGCCAATCAGGAACACGGAGCGCAGATTGTTGCGGCGGTGGAAGAATTTTGCGGCATGGCGGCGGCGCATCTGCGCGCTGTGGATTTGAGCCGTGCATCCGGCAACTGGCTCTGGGAGCATGGGCCGCAGATTCTGCGGCATGTGGAAGAGCCAGCCCTGCTGCATATGGATATGCTGCAAGGCTGA
- a CDS encoding glycyl radical protein, protein MSQCGCCMSPQEERVVNKSVDRKGRERVYGILEQNQFSLPHVDVERAKYFTESMRETEGELLTLRWAKALKNVAEKITVYITPNQLIAGRVGKFGRYGILYPEIDGDFYREVLADLEHRDKSPFQISQEDIKVVMEEIAPYWEGKTYHEHLNKTLPAEIRNVTYVDERGLKSKFVVSETSSYRSALQWVPDYEKVIKRGFLDIQKEAREKLATLDLTNSVDLWDKKPFLEAMILVCDSIMIWAKRHADLARELAAKEGNAKRKAELLQIAETCDHVPAHPARSFREAMQCQWFVQMFSRIEQKASAIISNGRMDQYLYPLYKKDIEEGIITREEAKELLECMWVDMAQFIDLYINPTGVEFQEGYAHWEAVTIGGQTPEGEDATNDLTYLFLESKREFPLNYPDLAARIHSRSPERFLREVALTIKDGSGFPKLINDEEVVFLNTIKGCPVNEALDYAVSGCTETRMPNRDTYTSGCVYVNFATALEMTMYNGRMQHYGDEVVGLETGEATSFKSWEDFYEAYKAQHLNLLRKAFQQQHVVDKLRPQHFAAPLSSVLHNLCMENLMDLHCEKIPGGVDYSYFEFLGYGTVVDSLAAIKKLVFEEKRLSMKEVVEACKADFKGAEPVREMLRNAPCYGNNDPYVDSIAKDVDRFTQVEAEKSSRDRGVHVDVRYVPITSHVPFGKVVSATPNGRHAWTALSDGSSASHGADKNGPTAVLLSNYHSKNYGMTNRASRLLNIKLSPKCVSGDEGTEKIVNLIRTWCDLKLWHLQFNIVNRQTLLNAQKEPDNYRSLLVRIAGYSAYFCDLSRDLQNDIIDRTEHAQF, encoded by the coding sequence ATGAGTCAGTGCGGTTGCTGCATGTCCCCCCAGGAAGAACGCGTTGTCAATAAGAGCGTTGACCGTAAAGGGCGCGAGCGCGTTTACGGCATTCTGGAACAGAACCAGTTCAGCCTCCCCCATGTGGACGTTGAGCGCGCCAAGTATTTCACCGAATCCATGCGCGAAACCGAAGGCGAACTGCTGACCCTGCGCTGGGCCAAGGCACTGAAAAACGTGGCCGAAAAAATCACCGTCTACATTACCCCCAACCAGCTTATTGCTGGCCGCGTGGGCAAGTTTGGCCGTTACGGCATTCTGTATCCTGAAATAGACGGCGACTTTTACCGCGAAGTGCTGGCCGACCTGGAGCACCGCGACAAGAGCCCCTTCCAGATTTCGCAGGAAGACATCAAGGTTGTTATGGAAGAGATCGCCCCCTACTGGGAAGGCAAGACCTACCATGAACACCTCAACAAGACCCTGCCTGCCGAAATCCGCAACGTCACCTATGTGGACGAACGTGGCCTCAAGTCCAAATTCGTGGTGAGCGAAACCTCGTCCTACCGTTCGGCCCTTCAGTGGGTGCCGGACTACGAAAAGGTCATCAAGCGCGGCTTCCTCGACATTCAGAAAGAAGCCCGCGAAAAGCTTGCCACCCTTGATCTGACCAACTCCGTTGATCTGTGGGACAAAAAGCCCTTCCTCGAAGCCATGATCCTTGTGTGCGACTCCATCATGATCTGGGCCAAGCGCCACGCCGATCTGGCCCGCGAACTTGCCGCCAAGGAAGGCAATGCCAAGCGTAAGGCCGAGTTGCTCCAGATCGCCGAAACCTGCGATCACGTGCCCGCACACCCTGCCCGCAGCTTCCGCGAAGCCATGCAGTGCCAGTGGTTTGTGCAGATGTTCTCGCGCATCGAGCAGAAGGCCAGCGCCATCATTTCCAATGGCCGCATGGATCAGTATCTGTACCCCCTGTACAAAAAAGACATTGAAGAAGGCATCATCACCCGCGAAGAAGCCAAGGAACTGCTCGAATGCATGTGGGTCGATATGGCCCAGTTCATCGACCTGTACATCAACCCCACGGGCGTTGAATTTCAGGAAGGTTATGCCCACTGGGAAGCCGTGACCATCGGCGGCCAGACCCCCGAAGGCGAAGACGCCACCAATGACCTGACCTACCTGTTCCTTGAATCCAAGCGCGAATTCCCGCTCAACTACCCCGACCTTGCCGCGCGCATCCACTCCCGTTCGCCCGAACGCTTCCTGCGCGAAGTGGCCCTGACCATCAAGGACGGCTCCGGCTTCCCCAAGCTCATCAACGATGAAGAAGTGGTGTTCCTCAACACCATCAAGGGCTGCCCGGTCAACGAAGCTCTGGACTACGCCGTTTCCGGCTGCACAGAAACGCGCATGCCCAACCGCGATACCTACACCTCCGGTTGCGTGTACGTGAACTTTGCCACCGCCCTTGAAATGACCATGTACAATGGCCGCATGCAGCACTACGGCGATGAAGTTGTGGGCCTTGAAACGGGCGAAGCGACTTCCTTCAAGAGCTGGGAAGACTTTTACGAAGCTTACAAGGCCCAGCACCTCAACCTGCTGCGCAAGGCCTTCCAGCAGCAGCATGTGGTGGACAAACTGCGCCCGCAGCACTTTGCAGCGCCGCTTTCTTCCGTGCTGCACAACCTGTGCATGGAAAACCTCATGGATCTGCACTGCGAAAAGATCCCCGGTGGTGTGGATTACTCCTACTTTGAATTCCTGGGCTACGGCACCGTGGTTGACTCCCTTGCCGCCATCAAAAAGCTGGTGTTTGAAGAAAAGCGCCTGAGCATGAAAGAAGTGGTGGAAGCCTGCAAGGCCGACTTCAAGGGCGCCGAACCCGTGCGCGAAATGCTGCGCAACGCCCCCTGCTACGGCAACAACGATCCCTATGTGGATAGCATTGCCAAGGACGTAGACCGCTTCACCCAGGTGGAAGCCGAAAAGAGTTCCCGTGATCGCGGCGTGCATGTGGACGTGCGCTACGTGCCCATCACCTCGCACGTGCCCTTTGGCAAGGTGGTTTCCGCCACACCCAACGGCCGCCATGCCTGGACGGCGCTTTCCGACGGTTCTTCCGCTTCGCACGGCGCGGACAAGAACGGCCCCACTGCGGTTCTGCTCTCCAACTACCATTCCAAGAACTACGGCATGACCAACCGCGCTTCCCGCCTGCTGAACATCAAGCTGTCGCCCAAGTGCGTTTCCGGCGATGAAGGCACCGAGAAGATCGTGAACCTTATCCGCACCTGGTGCGACCTCAAGCTGTGGCACCTGCAGTTCAACATCGTGAACAGGCAGACCCTGCTCAACGCTCAGAAAGAACCCGACAACTACCGCAGCCTGCTGGTGCGTATTGCAGGGTACAGCGCGTACTTCTGCGATCTTTCCCGCGATCTGCAGAACGACATCATCGACCGTACCGAACACGCCCAGTTCTAA
- a CDS encoding tetratricopeptide repeat protein → MAAQRQWLDELRPALDLMKQGQPQKCIEALETLVARYPGDDLCRALALDGVGRANFALQRPDAAVQALQESLALLRATMGPTAPMTLGAMQNVAHALLGLEKVEESLDLGREALRLTIEACGADSPQVAEAQLRLSSAYYRKRDFDRAESLMLSAKEIWEKQGFCVPQLGVCLNNLGRICEERGQLAEGIALHRQAVALRRELLGEHEETAFSLGNLGVALASAGQWDEAAATLQDSVSMYDRLGLGMGAEAQGYKKNLEICHQARAAAAPTA, encoded by the coding sequence ATGGCCGCACAACGCCAATGGCTTGATGAACTGCGCCCCGCCCTTGATCTGATGAAACAGGGCCAACCGCAAAAGTGTATTGAAGCGCTTGAAACGCTTGTTGCGCGCTATCCCGGCGATGACCTCTGCCGCGCTCTGGCTCTGGACGGCGTGGGCCGCGCCAACTTTGCCCTGCAACGCCCGGATGCCGCCGTTCAGGCCCTGCAGGAAAGCCTTGCCCTGCTGCGCGCTACCATGGGCCCCACAGCGCCCATGACCCTCGGGGCCATGCAGAACGTTGCCCATGCACTGCTTGGGCTTGAAAAAGTTGAAGAAAGCCTTGATCTTGGACGTGAAGCCCTGCGGCTTACCATTGAGGCCTGCGGGGCGGATTCCCCACAGGTTGCGGAAGCGCAGTTGCGTCTTTCTTCCGCCTATTATCGCAAGCGCGATTTTGACCGGGCGGAATCCCTCATGCTCAGCGCCAAGGAAATCTGGGAAAAGCAGGGTTTCTGCGTGCCGCAACTGGGCGTTTGCCTCAATAACCTTGGGCGCATCTGCGAAGAACGCGGGCAGCTCGCCGAGGGCATCGCCCTGCACCGTCAGGCCGTGGCTTTGCGGCGGGAACTGCTGGGCGAGCACGAGGAAACAGCTTTTTCTCTGGGTAATCTTGGCGTGGCGCTGGCCTCTGCCGGGCAGTGGGACGAGGCCGCCGCGACCTTGCAGGATTCTGTGAGCATGTACGACAGACTTGGTCTTGGCATGGGCGCAGAAGCTCAGGGCTACAAAAAGAATCTTGAAATCTGCCATCAGGCCAGAGCGGCTGCGGCCCCCACGGCCTGA
- a CDS encoding glycyl-radical enzyme activating protein yields the protein MTDAQVQGVVFNIQKFSVHDGEGIRTLVFLKGCPLRCRWCSNPESQNLHPEHAFNPSRCLTAQVCGRCLNACTSGALSLVDGLIVHDRSKCSECFACVRACPSGAQSVYGETMSVRQVLDKVEEDGVFYHRSGGGMTLSGGEALMQHEFANALLREARKHHINTTIETCGCYPYEHLHEACKHLNKLIFDIKSLDPVQHKKHTGVDNMLILRNFARVCEDFPQLPILARTPVIPGFNETEDDILAIRESIPRRPNIQYELLGYHRMGQPKYGYLGRQYELEGAKLDEEKMERLRKIAS from the coding sequence ATGACTGACGCACAAGTACAAGGTGTTGTTTTTAATATACAGAAGTTCAGCGTGCACGATGGCGAAGGTATCCGCACCCTGGTTTTCCTCAAGGGTTGCCCTCTGCGTTGCCGTTGGTGCAGCAACCCCGAGTCGCAGAATCTTCATCCCGAGCATGCCTTCAATCCCTCGCGCTGTCTTACTGCCCAGGTCTGCGGGCGCTGTCTCAATGCCTGTACGTCGGGCGCGCTCAGCCTTGTGGATGGCCTGATTGTACACGACCGCAGCAAGTGCAGCGAATGCTTTGCCTGTGTGCGGGCCTGTCCCTCGGGCGCGCAGAGCGTATACGGCGAAACCATGTCTGTGCGACAGGTGCTCGATAAAGTTGAAGAGGACGGCGTTTTTTATCACCGTTCCGGCGGCGGCATGACCCTCTCCGGCGGCGAAGCCCTCATGCAACACGAATTTGCCAATGCCCTGCTGCGCGAGGCCCGCAAACACCACATCAATACCACCATCGAAACCTGTGGCTGCTATCCTTACGAACATCTGCATGAGGCCTGCAAGCACCTGAACAAGCTGATTTTTGATATAAAGAGCCTTGACCCTGTGCAGCACAAAAAGCATACAGGCGTGGATAATATGTTGATTTTGCGCAATTTCGCACGAGTCTGTGAGGATTTTCCCCAATTGCCCATACTTGCGCGCACCCCGGTGATACCAGGATTCAATGAAACTGAGGATGATATCCTGGCTATCCGCGAGTCGATTCCCCGGCGGCCCAATATCCAGTACGAGCTGTTGGGCTACCACCGCATGGGGCAGCCCAAGTATGGCTACCTTGGTCGCCAGTATGAACTGGAAGGCGCAAAGCTTGATGAAGAAAAGATGGAGCGCTTGAGAAAGATTGCTTCTTAG
- a CDS encoding MFS transporter has translation MHSEQMTHDQKKNLRRVVASSIIGAVIEWYDFFLYGVVAGLFFNKLYFPDFDARIGTMLAFATFAVGFVARPLGGVIFGHFGDKLGRKKMLILTLEIMGIATVCIGLIPTYHTIGIWAPILLIVCRLAQGIGLGGEWGGAVLMSYESAPADKRAFYASLPQIGMSLGLLLASGIVGFFSVVLTDEAFLNWGWRVAFLLSAVLLAVGGYMRSTVQETKDFSEAKEKMPEAKYPLLDAFKRYPKMMLACMGARFIDGVSFNVFGVYSLTYLTQQHGIGRSAALTAVMISSLVMSCFIPFWGHMADKHGKAKIYGVCAVLLGISSFPAFWVLHNFSGNYLCVVLALALPFGILHAAVFGTMSSVFSESFDASVRYSGISFVYQFTAIFASGMTPMVATMLTGMADGAPWYLCGYLAGIGLLSALSTLWLSRMARARRNAQASKTVTQTPKTAMVEATSAEGF, from the coding sequence ATGCATAGCGAACAAATGACTCACGACCAGAAGAAGAATCTGCGCCGCGTTGTGGCTTCGTCCATCATCGGCGCCGTCATCGAATGGTACGACTTCTTCCTGTACGGCGTTGTGGCCGGGCTTTTCTTCAACAAGTTGTATTTCCCCGATTTTGACGCGCGCATCGGCACTATGCTTGCTTTTGCCACTTTTGCGGTCGGCTTTGTGGCGCGGCCTCTGGGCGGCGTGATTTTTGGCCACTTCGGCGACAAGCTGGGCCGTAAAAAAATGCTCATCCTGACCCTGGAAATCATGGGTATCGCCACGGTCTGCATCGGCCTTATCCCCACCTACCACACCATTGGCATCTGGGCTCCTATCCTGCTGATCGTCTGCCGTCTTGCCCAGGGCATTGGCCTTGGCGGCGAGTGGGGCGGCGCGGTGCTCATGTCTTACGAATCCGCACCGGCCGACAAGCGCGCCTTTTACGCCAGCCTGCCGCAGATCGGCATGTCGCTTGGCCTGCTGCTTGCCTCGGGCATCGTGGGCTTCTTCTCTGTTGTTCTTACTGACGAAGCCTTCCTCAACTGGGGCTGGCGCGTTGCCTTCCTGCTTTCTGCCGTGCTGCTTGCCGTTGGCGGCTACATGCGTAGCACCGTGCAGGAAACCAAGGACTTTTCTGAAGCCAAGGAAAAAATGCCTGAAGCCAAGTATCCCTTGCTGGACGCCTTCAAGCGTTATCCCAAGATGATGCTGGCCTGCATGGGCGCACGCTTCATCGACGGCGTGTCCTTCAACGTCTTTGGCGTGTATTCGCTCACCTATCTTACGCAGCAGCACGGCATTGGCCGCTCCGCAGCCCTGACCGCCGTGATGATTTCTTCCCTTGTCATGTCCTGCTTCATCCCCTTCTGGGGCCACATGGCCGACAAGCACGGCAAAGCCAAAATTTACGGCGTGTGCGCTGTGCTGCTCGGTATCTCCAGCTTCCCGGCCTTCTGGGTGCTGCATAACTTCTCCGGCAACTACCTGTGCGTGGTGCTTGCCCTGGCGCTGCCCTTCGGCATCCTGCACGCCGCCGTGTTCGGCACCATGTCCAGCGTGTTTTCTGAAAGCTTCGACGCCTCGGTGCGTTACTCGGGCATCTCCTTTGTTTATCAGTTCACCGCCATCTTTGCCTCCGGTATGACCCCCATGGTCGCCACCATGCTTACCGGCATGGCCGATGGCGCGCCCTGGTACCTCTGCGGTTATCTGGCCGGCATCGGTCTGCTCAGCGCGCTTTCCACCCTGTGGCTCAGCCGCATGGCCCGCGCCCGCCGCAATGCCCAGGCCAGCAAGACTGTTACCCAAACCCCTAAGACCGCAATGGTAGAAGCCACCAGCGCCGAAGGGTTCTAA
- a CDS encoding sigma 54-interacting transcriptional regulator yields MLADYVEQLCDTFRDAICVTDREGIVTLVNKRHAELTGISREKMMGSRIQDMVQNGIFDVVLNPRIVETGQKVSSVQNLYNGRTLLLDGHPVKDATGKVAYVVTVIRDITALTELREEITAQRELLETFQNLSSEGVTGNQYPRVVQSPVMQRLYAEASAIAETDATVLLLGETGVGKDVVARHIHRNSLRADAPFIKVDCGSIPENLIETELFGYVPGSFSGASKHGKAGLVEAASSGTLFLDEIGELPMTMQSRLLRVLQDWEVLRVGATVPKKVDVRVVAATNKELEREVAKGTFRSDLYYRLKVAVLNIPPLRSRRVDILPLAQSFFTFYGKKYRKSVNLSDEAKQVLQNHTWPGNVRELENLVQGLVVTCKHGLVGVRDLAGIRPLPPCESGEGRYALPSIEGRSLKSIMKEVETAVIEKGMQRYGSISELSRQFQMDRSTIFRKVKEIEAIKHG; encoded by the coding sequence ATGCTAGCAGACTATGTAGAACAACTTTGCGATACCTTCCGGGACGCCATATGCGTTACTGACCGGGAGGGCATCGTTACGCTCGTGAACAAGCGCCATGCGGAACTGACCGGTATTTCCCGTGAAAAGATGATGGGAAGCCGCATTCAGGACATGGTGCAGAACGGCATTTTTGACGTTGTGCTTAATCCGCGCATTGTGGAAACAGGGCAAAAGGTCTCAAGTGTACAGAACCTCTACAACGGGCGCACCCTGCTGCTTGACGGGCATCCTGTAAAGGACGCCACAGGCAAGGTCGCCTACGTGGTGACGGTTATCCGCGACATCACAGCGCTGACAGAACTGCGCGAGGAAATCACCGCGCAGCGCGAACTGCTTGAGACTTTTCAGAATCTCAGCAGTGAAGGCGTCACGGGCAACCAGTACCCGCGCGTGGTGCAAAGCCCCGTCATGCAGCGCCTGTACGCCGAAGCCTCCGCCATTGCAGAAACGGACGCAACCGTGTTGCTGCTGGGCGAAACCGGCGTGGGCAAGGACGTTGTGGCCAGGCATATCCACCGCAACAGCCTGCGGGCCGATGCGCCCTTTATCAAGGTGGACTGCGGCAGCATCCCTGAAAACCTGATTGAAACGGAACTGTTCGGCTATGTTCCCGGCAGTTTTTCCGGCGCAAGCAAGCATGGCAAGGCCGGGCTTGTGGAGGCGGCCTCCAGCGGCACCTTGTTTCTTGATGAAATTGGCGAACTGCCCATGACCATGCAGTCGCGCCTGCTGCGGGTGCTACAGGATTGGGAAGTGCTGCGCGTGGGCGCCACAGTGCCCAAAAAGGTGGATGTGCGCGTTGTGGCCGCCACCAACAAGGAGCTGGAGCGCGAGGTCGCCAAGGGCACGTTCCGTTCGGATCTTTATTACCGACTCAAGGTGGCGGTGCTGAACATCCCGCCCCTGCGCTCGCGCCGCGTGGATATTCTGCCGCTGGCGCAGAGCTTTTTTACCTTTTACGGCAAAAAATATCGCAAGTCTGTCAATCTTTCTGACGAGGCCAAGCAGGTGCTGCAAAACCACACATGGCCGGGCAATGTGCGCGAGCTGGAAAACCTCGTGCAGGGGCTTGTGGTAACGTGCAAACACGGGCTTGTGGGCGTGCGCGATCTGGCGGGTATCCGCCCCTTGCCGCCGTGCGAATCCGGCGAAGGGCGCTACGCCTTGCCCTCCATTGAAGGCCGCTCGCTCAAAAGCATCATGAAGGAAGTGGAAACTGCGGTCATCGAAAAAGGCATGCAGCGTTATGGCTCCATAAGCGAGCTTTCGCGCCAGTTTCAGATGGACCGCAGCACCATCTTTCGCAAAGTTAAGGAAATTGAAGCCATCAAGCACGGTTAG
- a CDS encoding amidohydrolase family protein produces MNIIDFRFRPSTPDAVKGMLSNKVFGGMFELFKYADRAKPEPIEKIVADMEKQGVVKGVVTGRDAETTYGLGSANPGILELMRQYPDKFIGFAGLDPHKGMDATAELTNMVDKGMRGAAIDPYLARIPASHAKYYPIYAKCCELDVPIVITTGPATLVDGAVMDDAHPRHIDRIAADFPKLKIVISHGCYPWVSEVIMTVHRNRNVYIDLAEYEEQPFSEGYIKAANTLIGDKVLFASAAPFMDFQEQIELYKRLPFTPETLENVMYNNAARLLNL; encoded by the coding sequence ATGAACATCATTGATTTCCGTTTTCGCCCCAGCACCCCTGACGCCGTTAAGGGAATGCTTTCCAACAAAGTGTTCGGCGGCATGTTTGAACTTTTCAAATACGCTGACCGGGCCAAGCCAGAGCCCATTGAAAAGATCGTTGCCGACATGGAAAAGCAGGGCGTGGTCAAAGGGGTTGTGACAGGGCGTGACGCTGAAACCACCTATGGTCTTGGATCCGCCAATCCTGGCATTCTTGAACTCATGCGCCAGTATCCGGACAAGTTCATCGGCTTTGCCGGTCTTGATCCCCACAAGGGTATGGACGCAACAGCCGAGCTTACAAACATGGTGGACAAGGGCATGCGCGGCGCGGCCATTGACCCGTATCTTGCGCGCATTCCTGCCAGCCATGCCAAGTATTATCCCATTTACGCCAAATGCTGCGAACTTGACGTGCCCATCGTCATCACCACCGGCCCCGCCACCCTGGTGGACGGCGCTGTGATGGACGATGCCCACCCCCGGCACATCGACCGTATCGCCGCCGATTTCCCCAAGCTCAAGATTGTTATCAGCCACGGCTGCTACCCCTGGGTGAGCGAGGTCATCATGACCGTGCACCGTAACCGCAACGTGTACATCGACCTTGCGGAATACGAGGAACAGCCGTTCTCCGAGGGCTACATCAAGGCTGCCAATACCCTCATCGGCGACAAGGTGCTCTTTGCCAGTGCCGCGCCCTTTATGGATTTTCAGGAGCAGATCGAGCTGTACAAACGGCTGCCCTTTACGCCGGAAACGCTTGAAAACGTCATGTACAACAACGCGGCGCGTCTGCTCAATCTTTAA